A stretch of Parachlamydia sp. AcF125 DNA encodes these proteins:
- a CDS encoding FAD-dependent oxidoreductase produces the protein MRIAIIGAGFSGLAAAWYFLQREHVEVTILDKRGIGGGASGIAAGLFHPYAGAHAKLNRWGKEGWEESCQLIQVAEEALGASVATRKGLLRLALTELQLSDFTLSAARYPEVQFFSEPQCQQQVPGVVAKAGIFIQTAMAVYPDRYLWGLWIACQKKGATFLQQEVKDLEELSHFDCVVLAMGSDVVQMLDLKRDPMSLVKGQLLELEWPRGLAPLPFPLSSQAYLTMSPDSKTCLVGSTFEKKFKSLEVDLEAAIQEIIPKAAAFFPPVKEMRIVKGYAGVRIASKDHLPFYKRIEANTWVLTGMGSKGLLYHALYAKQLVSSIYEEFQP, from the coding sequence ATGCGGATAGCGATCATAGGAGCAGGTTTTAGCGGGCTTGCAGCTGCTTGGTATTTTCTCCAGCGAGAGCACGTCGAGGTGACCATTTTGGACAAGAGAGGAATCGGTGGAGGAGCTTCAGGAATAGCCGCTGGTTTATTTCACCCTTATGCAGGCGCACATGCTAAACTTAATCGCTGGGGTAAAGAGGGATGGGAAGAATCATGCCAGCTGATCCAAGTCGCTGAAGAAGCCCTGGGCGCTTCTGTAGCAACGCGAAAGGGGCTATTGCGTTTAGCCCTAACGGAACTGCAATTGAGTGATTTTACACTCAGCGCCGCGCGCTATCCGGAAGTGCAATTTTTTTCTGAACCCCAATGCCAGCAACAGGTGCCTGGCGTGGTTGCAAAAGCGGGCATTTTTATTCAGACAGCAATGGCTGTCTACCCGGATCGTTATTTATGGGGGTTGTGGATAGCCTGTCAAAAGAAGGGCGCCACCTTCCTGCAGCAGGAAGTCAAGGACTTAGAGGAATTAAGTCATTTTGATTGTGTGGTTTTGGCTATGGGTAGCGATGTGGTGCAAATGCTCGATTTAAAGCGCGATCCCATGAGCTTAGTGAAAGGGCAGCTGCTTGAGCTAGAGTGGCCTCGTGGCTTAGCGCCTTTGCCTTTTCCTTTAAGCTCGCAGGCCTATTTAACCATGTCTCCCGACAGCAAGACCTGTTTGGTAGGATCAACTTTTGAAAAAAAATTTAAAAGTTTGGAAGTTGACCTTGAAGCGGCTATTCAAGAAATTATCCCCAAAGCAGCGGCTTTTTTTCCGCCCGTCAAAGAGATGAGAATCGTAAAGGGTTATGCAGGTGTGCGGATAGCTTCAAAAGACCATCTTCCGTTTTACAAAAGAATAGAGGCCAACACCTGGGTTCTCACAGGGATGGGTTCTAAAGGGCTTCTATACCATGCCCTTTATGCTAAGCAACTCGTTTCTTCCATTTATGAAGAATTTCAACCTTAG
- a CDS encoding citrate (Si)-synthase: MGKVLFEITEDNLDTGLRGYPVGYCTTSHVDPIKGLFYLNYPVADIAYWEPERAIHLLYAGKDGSAEEIEEFSQSLKKNAVCSSKVIEHIRKLPSEGHPMQLFCAALFICGMVEGQNDYQKDCLSLIAKIPEIAATVINYHAGWGESKPSNPDLGYMENFVHMLNVPRASPEELIEVFKVFNVLHLDHGGGNLSTFVGKAVASGLQDMYGSIAAALSALAGPRHGRANQDCLEFIQEIQQELKDDITPESVEALIRKRLANDQLLFGFGHAVLRVEDPRATVFYTLAEKKYPDHPLVKLTHILRTVAPKVLAENPKISDPYPNVDAISGTVLSAAGFPYPEYFTLLFGLARAVGISIQIVYERCIAREGKGLPIVRPKYLFKSSPTA; this comes from the coding sequence ATGGGTAAGGTTCTTTTTGAAATAACAGAGGACAATCTCGACACAGGGTTAAGGGGATATCCTGTCGGTTATTGCACAACATCACACGTAGATCCAATCAAAGGTTTATTCTATCTCAACTATCCAGTAGCAGACATTGCTTACTGGGAACCTGAGCGCGCTATCCATTTACTATATGCCGGAAAAGATGGCTCCGCCGAGGAAATCGAAGAATTTTCCCAGTCGCTCAAAAAAAATGCGGTTTGTTCTTCAAAGGTGATTGAGCATATTCGCAAGCTTCCCAGTGAAGGCCATCCTATGCAGCTATTTTGTGCCGCCTTATTTATATGCGGAATGGTTGAAGGACAAAATGATTACCAGAAAGATTGCCTTTCGTTGATTGCCAAAATCCCAGAAATTGCCGCTACAGTCATTAATTATCACGCAGGCTGGGGCGAATCCAAGCCTTCCAACCCAGACCTTGGATACATGGAAAACTTCGTGCATATGCTCAATGTACCTCGCGCCTCTCCGGAAGAATTGATCGAAGTTTTTAAGGTATTTAATGTGCTCCATCTCGACCATGGGGGTGGTAACCTCTCAACTTTTGTAGGAAAAGCCGTGGCCTCAGGTTTGCAAGATATGTATGGATCGATTGCCGCCGCGCTGAGTGCTTTAGCTGGTCCACGCCATGGAAGAGCTAATCAGGATTGTTTAGAATTTATCCAAGAAATCCAACAAGAGCTTAAAGATGACATCACCCCTGAAAGTGTGGAGGCTTTAATTCGCAAGCGATTAGCCAATGACCAACTCCTTTTTGGCTTCGGGCATGCAGTCTTACGCGTAGAAGATCCTCGCGCCACTGTCTTTTACACTTTGGCTGAAAAGAAATATCCCGACCATCCCTTGGTTAAATTAACGCATATTTTACGTACAGTAGCACCTAAAGTCCTTGCAGAAAATCCTAAAATTTCTGATCCTTATCCCAACGTGGATGCAATTTCGGGCACGGTCTTATCTGCTGCAGGCTTTCCCTATCCGGAATATTTCACCCTTTTATTCGGCCTTGCACGGGCGGTCGGGATTAGCATACAAATTGTGTATGAACGATGCATCGCACGGGAAGGGAAAGGATTGCCGATTGTTCGTCCAAAATATTTATTTAAATCATCTCCAACGGCTTAA
- a CDS encoding malate dehydrogenase, which produces MPKPLKRVAVTGAAGQIAYSLLFRIANGEMLGKDQPLALHLLEIPEALKSLEGIKMELEDCAFPLLKEIQLGSDPFQLFGDVDYALLLGSKPRGPGMERVELLHGNSKIFVDQGKALNVSANRQVKVFVVGNPCNTNCLIAMKNAPHLPRQNFHAMTRLDQNRAVASLANYAKTEIQAVSQLAIWGNHSSTQVPDFYHARIHEKPVLEVIKDEEWLKTTFIRNVQQRGAAIIAARGKSSAASAAHALIEAVQALILPTPEGQWFSSAVCSDGNPYGIQEDLIFSFPCRLDQKGGWEIVKGLELNPFLEEKIRLTEKELIEEKNIVIKQS; this is translated from the coding sequence ATGCCAAAACCCTTAAAGCGCGTGGCTGTGACCGGAGCAGCAGGCCAAATTGCTTATAGTCTGCTATTTAGAATTGCAAATGGAGAGATGCTCGGAAAGGATCAACCGCTCGCTTTGCATCTTTTAGAAATACCCGAAGCTCTGAAAAGTTTAGAGGGAATTAAAATGGAATTAGAGGACTGCGCTTTTCCTCTTCTAAAAGAAATCCAGCTGGGCTCCGATCCTTTCCAGCTATTCGGCGATGTCGATTACGCCCTTTTACTTGGATCTAAGCCTCGCGGTCCTGGCATGGAGCGGGTGGAATTGCTCCATGGAAACAGCAAAATTTTTGTCGACCAGGGAAAAGCTCTCAATGTCAGCGCCAATCGCCAGGTAAAAGTATTTGTAGTGGGAAACCCTTGCAATACAAATTGCCTGATAGCCATGAAAAACGCCCCTCATCTTCCGCGTCAAAATTTTCATGCCATGACCCGTTTAGATCAAAATCGCGCAGTTGCCTCCCTAGCGAATTACGCCAAAACAGAGATTCAGGCAGTTAGCCAACTTGCCATTTGGGGAAATCACTCTTCAACTCAAGTCCCTGATTTTTATCATGCTCGCATTCACGAGAAGCCAGTGCTTGAAGTGATTAAAGACGAAGAATGGCTAAAAACAACCTTTATTAGAAATGTTCAGCAAAGAGGGGCCGCCATTATAGCGGCTCGGGGCAAGTCTTCTGCTGCTTCCGCTGCGCATGCGCTGATTGAGGCCGTGCAAGCCTTGATTCTCCCTACACCCGAAGGGCAATGGTTTTCTTCGGCTGTTTGCAGCGATGGAAATCCTTATGGAATCCAAGAGGACCTCATTTTTTCTTTCCCCTGCCGCCTCGACCAAAAGGGAGGCTGGGAAATAGTAAAAGGATTAGAACTCAATCCATTTTTAGAAGAAAAAATTCGCTTAACAGAGAAAGAGTTGATTGAAGAAAAGAATATCGTTATAAAACAGTCATAA
- a CDS encoding F-box-like domain-containing protein, whose product MPFRVCATQDNFHTEVMNLKKISDSKDLFLNTKLRGSAEQGKFRRIVYWILSLFPKVHIAQTAPLKVAREVSKFAIKHQKFLLENDRAVLMDVVGRLKIKCRKYVHGKEKKAIDEIIAKIRGLQTKETKSEKAPPPPLPISAKPENLLKNENQASLKNFPPEVLSHIFSYLTSKDYENCAQVKREWYAVMVEEAKRKEFFLIKSFIQLLIKGLIPHQNLRLSRKATENTPQELIDYLEKVLNDLNFSNVATLFQLKISLLGEKIKILAMLGNGKLFCKSLEAKAKSIELPWLFNDIFNTGTVNDPCYTHRKIARLIEKKQYEKVFEVAEIISTLQSAKPGVSFEKAILGHACYNLIEKEQYELAAKISEKFISRDTMLGLISEAFIEKGQYELAVKISEKIAPCKGKELEEISLKLIGKGQYELAVKISEKIISRGRELTAISLKLIGKGQYELVVKIAKKITRPEFLENISFNLLIKHQLKEATEVACMIHDEVIKSLVLSKIFSI is encoded by the coding sequence ATGCCTTTTCGGGTTTGTGCCACTCAAGATAACTTCCACACAGAAGTGATGAACTTAAAAAAAATCAGTGATTCAAAAGACCTCTTTCTCAATACCAAATTAAGAGGCTCTGCTGAGCAAGGCAAATTCCGCAGAATAGTGTATTGGATCCTTTCTCTTTTTCCTAAGGTGCATATTGCTCAAACAGCCCCTTTAAAAGTCGCTCGAGAGGTGAGTAAATTCGCAATAAAGCACCAAAAATTCTTACTCGAGAATGATCGAGCAGTTTTAATGGATGTTGTTGGGAGGCTTAAAATTAAATGTCGCAAATACGTCCATGGAAAAGAAAAAAAAGCGATTGATGAGATAATCGCAAAAATTAGAGGTTTGCAAACTAAAGAAACAAAATCTGAAAAAGCGCCCCCACCGCCCCTTCCCATAAGCGCTAAACCCGAAAATTTGCTTAAAAATGAGAACCAAGCCTCCCTCAAAAATTTTCCTCCAGAAGTGCTTAGCCATATATTTAGCTATCTTACAAGTAAAGACTATGAAAATTGCGCCCAAGTGAAGAGAGAATGGTACGCTGTAATGGTAGAAGAAGCTAAAAGGAAAGAATTTTTCTTAATTAAAAGCTTTATCCAACTTTTAATAAAAGGTTTAATTCCACACCAAAATCTCAGGCTTAGCCGGAAGGCTACAGAAAATACCCCACAAGAACTGATAGACTATCTAGAAAAAGTGTTAAATGACCTCAATTTTTCAAATGTGGCAACCCTCTTTCAATTGAAAATTTCTCTGCTGGGTGAAAAAATAAAAATTTTAGCTATGTTGGGAAACGGGAAACTTTTCTGCAAATCTTTAGAAGCCAAAGCCAAAAGCATAGAGTTACCTTGGCTCTTTAACGATATTTTTAACACAGGTACTGTTAATGACCCCTGCTATACCCATAGAAAAATTGCAAGGTTAATCGAAAAAAAACAATATGAAAAAGTTTTTGAGGTCGCTGAGATAATCAGCACCCTTCAGAGTGCTAAGCCTGGGGTCTCCTTTGAAAAGGCAATTCTCGGCCACGCCTGCTATAATTTAATAGAAAAAGAGCAATACGAACTAGCGGCTAAAATCTCTGAGAAGTTCATTTCTCGTGATACAATGCTCGGATTAATATCTGAGGCATTCATAGAGAAAGGCCAATACGAACTAGCAGTTAAAATCTCTGAAAAAATTGCTCCATGCAAGGGAAAAGAACTTGAAGAAATATCTTTAAAATTAATAGGAAAAGGTCAATACGAACTAGCGGTTAAAATTTCTGAAAAAATTATTTCCCGAGGAAGAGAACTCACAGCAATATCTTTAAAATTAATAGGGAAAGGCCAATACGAACTAGTGGTTAAAATTGCTAAAAAAATTACTCGTCCCGAATTTCTCGAAAATATATCCTTTAACTTATTAATAAAACACCAGCTCAAAGAAGCAACAGAAGTTGCATGCATGATTCATGATGAGGTTATTAAAAGCCTTGTTTTAAGTAAGATTTTCTCTATCTAG
- a CDS encoding F-box protein, translated as MTFRVCAPQDNLFISDTPKISLKNENQASLENFPLELLRHIFSYLPAKDYENCAQVKREWYNATVEEAKRKELLLMRSFIQFLIEGLTSHKKSILDKDHLGEATTSFLEKLTDYLEKVLNDLNFSNVVTLSQLKISMLGEKIKILVMLKKARLACNFLEFKTKSLELPWLFTDIFNPDMANDSFILKSIEKLIEKKQYEKVFEIAETISTHQGAKPGTCSEKAILAHICLKLIEKEQYELAVRISEKITPFEEELEKTSLKLKEKGYYELVAVKISEKFATFKEEHEKISLQLIEKGQYELAVKTSEKMKGIYSFSSKALENISLKLIEKGQYELAVKISKKVTHPEALENISSSLLKKYKVDEAIEIAKRIREKKARKRVSQQFFNFQDELAKSREL; from the coding sequence ATGACTTTTCGAGTTTGTGCGCCTCAAGACAACCTTTTCATAAGCGATACGCCAAAAATTTCGCTTAAAAATGAGAATCAAGCCTCCCTCGAAAATTTTCCCCTAGAATTGCTTAGACACATATTTAGCTATCTGCCAGCCAAAGACTATGAAAATTGCGCCCAAGTGAAGAGAGAATGGTATAATGCAACTGTAGAAGAGGCTAAAAGAAAAGAACTTCTCTTAATGAGAAGCTTTATCCAATTTTTAATAGAAGGTTTAACTTCACACAAAAAATCTATCCTGGATAAAGATCATCTTGGTGAGGCTACAACAAGCTTCCTAGAAAAACTAACAGACTATCTAGAAAAAGTTTTAAATGACCTCAATTTTTCAAATGTGGTCACCCTTTCTCAATTGAAAATTTCTATGCTGGGTGAAAAAATAAAAATTTTGGTTATGTTGAAAAAAGCGAGGCTCGCCTGCAATTTTTTAGAATTCAAAACCAAAAGCCTAGAGTTGCCTTGGCTTTTTACCGATATTTTTAATCCGGATATGGCTAATGATTCCTTTATTCTTAAAAGCATTGAAAAGCTAATTGAAAAAAAGCAATATGAAAAAGTTTTTGAAATTGCAGAAACAATTAGTACTCATCAGGGAGCTAAACCTGGAACTTGCTCTGAAAAGGCAATTCTCGCCCATATCTGCTTAAAATTAATAGAAAAAGAGCAATACGAACTAGCGGTTAGAATTTCTGAAAAGATTACTCCTTTTGAAGAAGAACTCGAAAAAACATCTTTAAAATTAAAAGAGAAAGGCTACTACGAACTAGTAGCAGTTAAAATCTCTGAAAAGTTTGCTACTTTTAAAGAAGAGCACGAAAAAATATCTCTACAATTAATAGAGAAAGGCCAATACGAATTGGCGGTTAAAACTTCTGAAAAGATGAAAGGAATATACTCCTTTAGTTCCAAAGCTCTCGAAAACATATCTTTGAAATTAATAGAGAAAGGCCAATACGAACTAGCGGTTAAAATTTCTAAAAAGGTTACTCATCCCGAAGCTCTCGAAAACATATCCTCTAGCTTATTAAAAAAATACAAAGTTGACGAAGCTATCGAAATCGCAAAAAGAATTAGAGAAAAAAAAGCGAGAAAAAGAGTAAGCCAACAATTCTTCAACTTTCAAGATGAATTAGCAAAAAGTAGGGAATTATAA
- a CDS encoding radical SAM protein: protein MTEPLTFASKEQLNIIEVFSSVQGETSFAGLPTTFIRLAACNLRCAWCDTSYSFGRGDARLISQILEQVEAFGCQNVCVTGGEPLLQKNVHILMSSLCDKNYTVSLETGGSLPIDRVDPRVHIILDVKCPDSQMSDRNFWPNLSEIRPQDEVKFVVNGYQDYLYAKEVCEKFQLFSRKIPVLLSPVFDVLEAKELVGWILQDKLPVRLNMQLHKFIWSSTTRGV, encoded by the coding sequence ATGACAGAACCACTCACATTTGCTTCGAAAGAACAATTAAATATCATTGAGGTTTTCTCAAGTGTTCAAGGAGAAACAAGCTTTGCTGGTCTTCCGACAACTTTTATCCGACTAGCTGCTTGTAATTTGCGTTGCGCTTGGTGCGATACTTCCTATTCGTTTGGAAGGGGAGACGCCCGCTTGATTTCCCAAATTTTAGAACAAGTAGAAGCTTTTGGATGCCAAAATGTTTGCGTGACCGGTGGGGAGCCTCTTTTACAAAAAAATGTGCATATTCTTATGAGCTCCTTATGCGACAAAAACTATACAGTAAGCTTGGAGACTGGAGGTTCATTGCCCATCGATCGAGTTGACCCACGCGTGCATATTATTTTGGATGTGAAATGCCCCGATAGCCAAATGAGCGATCGCAATTTTTGGCCCAATTTAAGCGAAATACGCCCGCAAGATGAGGTTAAATTTGTAGTCAATGGGTACCAAGATTATTTATATGCGAAAGAAGTTTGTGAAAAATTTCAGCTTTTTTCTCGAAAAATCCCGGTTTTATTATCTCCTGTGTTTGATGTTTTGGAGGCCAAAGAGCTTGTAGGTTGGATTTTGCAAGATAAGTTACCGGTACGCTTAAACATGCAATTACATAAGTTTATTTGGTCTTCAACAACTCGGGGAGTATAA
- the queC gene encoding 7-cyano-7-deazaguanine synthase QueC, whose translation MQAIVLLSGGLDSTVMLARLHEQQIETLAISFDYGQRHRIELECAKKIAAFYQVEHEIIPIEPSIFQGGSALTSSTAPQKGKSKGDILKQSIPITYVPARNTLFLAYALVKAEMHGVQQIHFGSNAMDFLSYPDCRPGYFEAAQNLFNQATKQAVEGKAPQIVTPLLNWSKEEIVKEGYRLKVPFELTSSCYDPTETGLACQQCDACVLRREAFLSHSLG comes from the coding sequence ATGCAAGCAATTGTGTTATTGAGTGGAGGCTTAGACTCTACCGTGATGCTTGCCCGTCTTCATGAGCAGCAAATAGAAACCCTAGCGATTAGTTTTGATTATGGGCAGCGCCACCGCATTGAATTGGAATGTGCTAAAAAGATAGCAGCTTTCTATCAGGTTGAACATGAAATTATTCCGATTGAACCATCTATCTTCCAGGGAGGCTCAGCTTTAACCTCATCCACGGCACCCCAAAAAGGAAAATCCAAAGGCGATATTTTAAAGCAAAGTATTCCCATCACTTACGTGCCTGCACGCAATACTCTTTTTTTAGCTTATGCTTTAGTTAAAGCTGAAATGCATGGGGTTCAGCAGATTCATTTTGGTTCAAATGCCATGGATTTTTTGTCTTATCCAGACTGTCGCCCAGGCTACTTTGAAGCAGCTCAGAACCTTTTCAATCAGGCTACAAAACAAGCTGTTGAAGGAAAAGCTCCCCAAATTGTGACCCCTCTTTTGAACTGGTCGAAAGAGGAAATCGTCAAAGAAGGTTATCGATTAAAAGTCCCTTTTGAATTAACTTCAAGCTGTTACGATCCTACGGAAACGGGATTAGCATGCCAGCAATGTGATGCTTGTGTGTTGCGGCGTGAGGCTTTTCTTTCTCACTCTTTAGGCTAG
- a CDS encoding DNA-directed RNA polymerase subunit alpha C-terminal domain-containing protein, translating into MALLENLKKQFDQLINPDKEDGEEEFFPPLDSGKSSAFSHPSKDAGLKQNLNSSPAPIPFAEIYKTAYTHGLEKTYALETVNINSIRKLTPTTSPSLSSSISEEVSEFTVLEKKQLEFDFGQGFREWMAPLFLEEPIHLLGLSSPAEKCLEKNGKYTLQDLLKADTPDLVFLKGMGQGHIDEIQQALKKYLKNRSLEKDYSLGWGSWIKSLVGSYDRKKSYIFLEKFDLSSLLSLSPLESMEIRKLSAQKKEEWSLDVKQFCTSPLKCAQVQKRMQEVVDTFIKPWMLNRSGIATLQELKERLQKVSSSSKIAPRALEFFNQLFYSNHFCLASFLPEVEKDLFCVDRPTAAVYEDLTKKASTYFYSLKVSYNLDHFIDLLEKEAMKEWNCYARADMQKMLRLSPLFSVRKGASHQLEIRLS; encoded by the coding sequence ATGGCTTTACTTGAAAATCTAAAGAAACAATTTGATCAATTAATAAATCCTGATAAAGAGGATGGGGAAGAAGAATTTTTTCCCCCTCTTGATAGCGGAAAAAGCTCTGCCTTCTCTCATCCTAGCAAAGATGCAGGGCTTAAACAAAACTTAAACTCCTCTCCTGCTCCTATTCCCTTTGCCGAGATTTACAAAACCGCTTATACACACGGCCTGGAAAAAACTTATGCGTTAGAAACTGTCAATATAAATTCCATTCGAAAGCTTACCCCAACAACTTCTCCAAGCCTATCCTCCTCTATCTCAGAAGAGGTTTCCGAATTTACAGTTTTAGAAAAAAAGCAATTAGAATTTGATTTTGGCCAGGGTTTTCGCGAGTGGATGGCCCCTCTCTTTCTAGAAGAACCCATTCATCTATTAGGGCTATCTTCTCCCGCTGAGAAATGTTTAGAAAAAAATGGGAAGTATACGCTCCAAGATCTTTTAAAAGCAGATACGCCAGATCTGGTATTTTTAAAAGGGATGGGGCAAGGGCATATCGATGAGATTCAGCAAGCTCTTAAAAAATATTTAAAAAATCGCTCTCTTGAGAAGGATTACTCGTTAGGATGGGGGTCCTGGATTAAAAGCCTGGTGGGATCTTACGACCGAAAAAAAAGCTATATCTTTTTGGAAAAGTTTGATCTAAGTAGTCTTCTTTCGCTTTCTCCCTTAGAAAGTATGGAAATCAGAAAATTAAGCGCTCAAAAGAAAGAAGAGTGGAGTTTAGATGTAAAACAGTTCTGCACCTCTCCTTTGAAATGCGCCCAAGTTCAGAAGCGCATGCAGGAAGTTGTAGACACTTTCATTAAGCCTTGGATGCTCAATCGATCAGGCATTGCTACTTTGCAAGAATTAAAAGAACGCCTGCAAAAAGTCTCCTCTTCTTCTAAAATCGCCCCTCGCGCTCTAGAATTTTTTAATCAGCTTTTCTATTCCAACCATTTTTGCTTAGCTTCTTTCCTGCCTGAAGTGGAAAAAGATCTTTTTTGCGTGGATCGCCCTACCGCAGCGGTCTATGAAGATTTAACAAAAAAAGCTTCGACCTATTTTTACTCTCTCAAAGTCAGCTACAACTTGGATCACTTTATAGACTTACTTGAAAAAGAAGCCATGAAAGAATGGAACTGTTACGCGCGAGCCGATATGCAAAAAATGTTACGCTTATCCCCCCTCTTTAGTGTAAGAAAAGGGGCCTCCCATCAATTGGAAATCCGGCTTAGCTAG
- a CDS encoding thioredoxin domain-containing protein, which produces MAEHQRYTNRLIHQKSPYLLQHAHNPVDWYPWGNEAFLAAKETDKPIFLSIGYATCHWCHVMEQESFENVEVARALNKAFINIKVDREELPEIDSLYMEFAQSMMSGAAGWPLNVILTPDLHPFFAATYLPPINNHGLIGLMELVQRIHEAWHGEERERILVQSEKIVEIFEQHVHTSGEWLPPLEIIEKTVEMLIKLADPIHGGMKGAPKFPIAYQFVFLLRYSIEKKDSRSLFLVERTLEMMQRGGIYDHLGGGFSRYSVDEAWQIPHFEKMLYDNALLASCYLEAWQATQNRQYKKIGEEILHYILRDMTHFQGGFYSAEDADSEGHEGRFYTWTLEEIEALLGGNESKLFIDYFDVTPEGNFEGRNILHTPLSLGEFAKKVEGDAQQLDLLFAEQKHILWKAREKRAHPFKDDKILTAWNGLMIHAMAEAGCAFGDKRFLAAAQNSAKFIKAKLWNEQGLLRRWRDNEAMFAAGLDEYAFLIRALLTLFETGCGTEWLQWALELNEILELQFKSENGAYYQTNGQDSSLIIRKCQFSDGAEPSGNAIQCENLLRFYQLTHEYSYLKNASDILRGARKLMEHYPPGYCYHLMNLHKYYAKDRLPTITIALNSQHAHFQELCQNLYQHFIPHKAVIWRYPDDELLFNLLPFVKEQVPLHDQTTLYICYGKQCDYPLVNLSEMLKAIGKL; this is translated from the coding sequence ATGGCTGAGCATCAGCGTTATACAAATAGACTCATCCATCAAAAATCTCCTTACCTTTTACAGCATGCCCACAATCCTGTGGACTGGTACCCTTGGGGAAATGAAGCTTTTTTGGCAGCCAAGGAAACTGATAAGCCCATTTTTTTATCCATTGGCTATGCGACTTGCCATTGGTGCCATGTCATGGAGCAAGAGTCTTTTGAAAATGTGGAAGTTGCGCGGGCTTTAAATAAAGCGTTTATTAATATTAAGGTAGACCGGGAGGAGTTGCCTGAAATTGATAGCTTATACATGGAATTTGCCCAAAGCATGATGTCTGGAGCAGCAGGCTGGCCTCTCAATGTTATCTTAACCCCAGATTTACACCCTTTTTTCGCGGCAACTTACTTGCCGCCCATAAACAACCATGGACTTATAGGACTAATGGAGTTAGTCCAGCGTATTCATGAGGCATGGCATGGAGAAGAACGGGAACGGATTTTGGTTCAGTCAGAAAAAATTGTGGAAATTTTTGAACAGCACGTGCATACCAGCGGCGAATGGCTTCCACCCCTAGAAATCATTGAAAAAACAGTGGAGATGCTCATTAAGTTGGCCGATCCTATCCACGGAGGAATGAAAGGGGCTCCCAAATTCCCGATTGCCTATCAATTCGTTTTTTTACTTCGTTATTCCATCGAAAAAAAGGATAGCCGTTCCTTATTTCTGGTTGAGCGCACTTTAGAAATGATGCAGAGGGGAGGAATTTATGACCATTTAGGAGGAGGATTTTCTCGCTATAGCGTGGATGAAGCCTGGCAAATTCCCCATTTTGAAAAAATGCTTTACGATAATGCTCTTTTAGCTAGCTGCTATCTCGAAGCGTGGCAAGCCACCCAAAATAGGCAATATAAAAAAATAGGCGAAGAAATCTTACACTATATTTTGCGAGATATGACTCACTTTCAAGGAGGATTTTATTCTGCCGAAGATGCGGATTCTGAAGGGCATGAGGGGCGCTTTTATACATGGACCTTAGAAGAAATAGAAGCGTTGTTAGGAGGGAATGAGAGTAAACTTTTCATCGATTATTTTGACGTTACTCCTGAAGGAAATTTTGAGGGGCGAAACATTTTGCACACGCCTCTTAGCCTAGGGGAATTTGCTAAAAAGGTAGAGGGGGATGCGCAGCAGCTTGATCTCTTGTTTGCTGAACAAAAGCATATTCTTTGGAAAGCGAGGGAAAAGAGGGCTCATCCTTTTAAAGATGATAAAATTTTGACTGCATGGAATGGTTTAATGATTCATGCTATGGCCGAAGCAGGTTGTGCATTTGGCGATAAGCGGTTTTTGGCAGCTGCACAAAATAGTGCTAAATTTATCAAAGCTAAATTGTGGAACGAACAAGGATTGCTGCGCCGATGGCGAGATAATGAAGCGATGTTTGCCGCAGGGCTAGATGAGTATGCATTTTTGATTCGCGCCTTATTGACCTTATTTGAAACGGGTTGCGGTACAGAATGGCTGCAATGGGCGCTTGAACTTAACGAGATTCTTGAGTTGCAATTCAAAAGCGAAAATGGAGCGTATTATCAGACTAACGGACAGGATTCTTCCTTGATCATCAGGAAATGTCAATTTTCAGATGGAGCAGAGCCCTCCGGGAATGCCATTCAATGCGAAAACTTGCTCCGCTTTTATCAATTGACTCATGAGTATAGCTACCTAAAAAATGCTAGCGATATTTTACGGGGGGCCAGGAAATTGATGGAGCATTATCCTCCAGGCTATTGCTATCACCTGATGAACCTTCATAAATATTATGCTAAAGATCGGTTGCCCACCATTACCATCGCCTTAAATAGCCAACACGCCCATTTTCAAGAATTGTGCCAAAATC